The Coriobacteriia bacterium genome includes a window with the following:
- the purD gene encoding phosphoribosylamine--glycine ligase, whose product MRVLVIGSGGREHAIVHSLAGSPRVEAIFAAPGNGGTAGERGAVNVALDTTDADAVIAFARENAIDLAVIGPEVPLVAGLADELREAGIPAFGPGAAGARLEGSKSFSKDIMQRSAIPTATAETFSERGPALAYLEGVGAPVVVKADGLAAGKGVTVATSLDEARAAVEECFDGRFGDAGALVVIEEYLEGPEVSLLAFVDGRTVLPMASAQDHKRVGDGDTGPNTGGMGVYSPVPAVPETDLAMMTAIMQRTANALADANIDFRGVLYGGFILTADGPKVLEYNTRFGDPETQVLLPRLKTDLAEVLYANATGELASLGELEWSDDVVVSVVMASGGYPGDYESGKPITGIADAAALPGVLVYHAGTKLADDGTVLTAGGRVLNVTAFGSDYKSAIEKAYDAVSRISFEGAYFRNDIAHRALAATQPGS is encoded by the coding sequence ATGCGCGTCCTTGTCATCGGTTCCGGCGGACGCGAGCACGCGATCGTTCACTCGCTCGCCGGCTCGCCTCGCGTAGAGGCGATCTTCGCCGCACCCGGTAACGGTGGCACGGCGGGGGAGCGAGGTGCGGTCAACGTCGCTCTCGACACCACCGATGCTGACGCCGTCATCGCGTTCGCGCGCGAGAACGCCATCGACCTCGCCGTCATCGGTCCCGAAGTCCCGCTCGTGGCGGGGCTCGCCGACGAGCTGCGTGAAGCCGGCATCCCGGCGTTCGGCCCCGGTGCCGCGGGCGCTCGCCTCGAAGGCTCGAAGTCGTTTTCCAAGGACATCATGCAGCGAAGTGCGATTCCCACCGCCACCGCCGAGACGTTCTCGGAGCGCGGGCCCGCGCTGGCGTATCTCGAAGGCGTCGGTGCCCCTGTTGTCGTGAAGGCCGATGGCCTGGCCGCCGGCAAGGGCGTCACCGTTGCCACCTCGCTCGACGAGGCTCGTGCCGCGGTCGAGGAGTGCTTCGATGGTCGCTTCGGCGACGCGGGCGCGCTCGTCGTCATCGAGGAGTACCTCGAAGGCCCCGAGGTCTCGCTGCTCGCATTCGTCGACGGTCGCACCGTGTTGCCGATGGCGTCGGCGCAGGACCACAAGCGCGTGGGCGATGGCGACACCGGCCCCAACACCGGCGGCATGGGCGTCTACTCACCGGTCCCGGCTGTTCCCGAGACCGACCTCGCGATGATGACCGCGATCATGCAGCGCACCGCCAACGCGCTGGCCGATGCGAACATCGACTTTCGCGGCGTGCTGTACGGCGGCTTCATCCTGACCGCCGATGGCCCCAAGGTGCTCGAGTACAACACCCGCTTCGGCGATCCCGAGACGCAGGTGCTCCTTCCTCGCCTCAAGACCGACCTCGCCGAGGTGCTCTACGCCAACGCCACCGGCGAGCTCGCTTCGCTCGGTGAGCTCGAATGGAGCGACGACGTCGTGGTATCGGTCGTTATGGCCTCCGGCGGCTACCCCGGCGACTACGAGTCGGGCAAGCCGATCACCGGCATCGCCGATGCGGCTGCGCTTCCCGGCGTGCTCGTCTACCATGCAGGCACGAAGCTCGCTGATGACGGTACCGTGCTCACCGCTGGTGGACGCGTGCTCAACGTGACCGCGTTCGGCTCGGACTACAAGAGCGCCATCGAGAAGGCATACGACGCCGTGAGTCGAATCTCTTTCGAAGGTGCATACTTCCGCAATGACATCGCGCACCGGGCACTTGCGGCGACGCAGCCCGGTTCCTAG
- the purE gene encoding 5-(carboxyamino)imidazole ribonucleotide mutase has translation MAGTPLVGIIMGSKSDLGVMEECAAQLDALGVAHEVVIASAHRNPERVHEWASTAADRGIKVIIAAAGKAAHLGGVVAAFTPLPVITVPMKTSDLGGLDSLLSMVQMPTGVPVACVAINGAKNAGILATQILGTSMPEYRDAIVQFKAGMAKD, from the coding sequence ATGGCAGGAACGCCGCTTGTCGGCATCATCATGGGGTCGAAGTCGGATCTCGGAGTGATGGAAGAGTGCGCAGCGCAACTCGACGCGCTCGGCGTCGCGCATGAGGTCGTCATCGCCAGCGCTCATCGCAACCCGGAGCGCGTGCACGAGTGGGCGTCGACTGCGGCCGATCGCGGCATCAAGGTCATCATCGCAGCTGCGGGCAAGGCCGCTCACTTAGGCGGCGTCGTTGCTGCGTTCACGCCGCTGCCCGTCATCACCGTTCCCATGAAGACGAGCGACCTCGGCGGTCTCGATTCGCTCCTGTCGATGGTTCAGATGCCCACCGGCGTTCCGGTTGCGTGCGTCGCGATCAACGGCGCGAAGAACGCCGGCATCCTCGCGACCCAGATTCTGGGCACGTCGATGCCCGAGTACCGCGATGCGATCGTGCAGTTCAAGGCCGGAATGGCTAAGGATTAA
- a CDS encoding peptide-methionine (S)-S-oxide reductase has protein sequence MWRTRVGYAGGLYPDPTYRRIGDHTECFQVDFDPEVISYGALVDLAFASHNPTWKAHKMQYASLVLAHDDEQLATATERGMRVAAKMGALLATRIEPLSQFWLAEDYHQKYYLRNERGLAAEFSAMFEGDEDALRDSTAAARVNGYVAGDGTRSQLAREIDFLGLTGPARTRLIARVGMAEGDASAACGVG, from the coding sequence GTGTGGAGGACGCGAGTCGGCTACGCGGGAGGGCTGTATCCCGATCCCACGTATCGCCGAATCGGCGACCACACCGAGTGCTTCCAAGTCGACTTCGACCCCGAGGTCATCTCGTACGGGGCGCTCGTGGACCTTGCCTTCGCGTCGCATAACCCGACGTGGAAGGCGCACAAGATGCAGTACGCGTCGCTCGTGCTCGCGCACGACGACGAGCAGCTCGCGACTGCAACGGAGCGCGGCATGCGCGTCGCGGCCAAGATGGGTGCGCTGCTGGCGACGCGAATCGAGCCGCTGTCGCAGTTCTGGCTCGCCGAGGACTACCACCAGAAGTACTACCTGCGAAACGAGCGCGGCCTCGCCGCCGAGTTCTCGGCGATGTTCGAGGGTGATGAGGATGCGCTGCGCGACAGCACCGCCGCCGCGCGCGTCAACGGCTACGTCGCCGGTGATGGCACCCGGTCGCAACTGGCGCGCGAGATCGACTTCTTGGGACTTACCGGGCCCGCACGCACGCGGCTGATCGCACGAGTGGGTATGGCCGAAGGCGACGCCAGCGCGGCCTGCGGCGTGGGCTAG
- a CDS encoding HlyD family efflux transporter periplasmic adaptor subunit, whose protein sequence is MNRSGRIVAILAIIAVVVAGGVSWARASKAAPTNRLVVAGNARADIRTISAPALTYTVPDYTVGIPKPAGSNPAAMGTGSKRSAPSTAARSSQPVVSGRLTKVLVREGDHVDAGQVVAEFDTALLDLGVDAAEAAARKSRTDVSVIDGNLDDLDTASGKLADARTKMATAKASLLKARSTLTKARATLLSQRAKLRAAKAQRPQLEAALAALKAQAATFPPGSVPPALQAKIADLTKLLASIDPGLAAIAKGLAKVDTNLAKVEKGLASLPAASAKLSSAEAKLDDARTMLGNAKDVLGIVADGQSIGVQLAKARLAQATVRAPYAGTVTFARRSNTVAMVGAPLVRVAADGVQRVDTYLTADQVARVTIGSEADVTYDSAPGTTLHGAVATISSAYVFPPTSFPTQIVHMTRAVKVTIELDEGDTAPPGTPVDVSIHTD, encoded by the coding sequence ATGAACCGCTCGGGCCGCATCGTCGCGATTCTCGCCATCATCGCCGTCGTGGTGGCCGGCGGCGTTTCGTGGGCGCGAGCGAGCAAGGCAGCTCCGACAAACCGCCTCGTCGTCGCGGGCAACGCGCGTGCCGATATCCGCACGATCAGCGCCCCGGCACTCACCTACACCGTGCCCGACTACACAGTCGGGATCCCCAAGCCCGCGGGCAGCAATCCTGCGGCGATGGGTACCGGCTCCAAGCGAAGCGCGCCGAGCACCGCGGCCCGCAGCAGCCAGCCGGTCGTCTCGGGGAGGCTCACGAAGGTGTTGGTGCGCGAGGGCGACCATGTGGATGCCGGCCAAGTCGTCGCCGAATTCGACACCGCCCTGCTCGATCTTGGCGTGGACGCGGCCGAGGCCGCTGCGCGCAAGTCTCGCACCGACGTCTCGGTCATCGACGGCAACCTCGACGACCTCGATACCGCGAGCGGCAAGCTCGCCGACGCGCGCACCAAGATGGCGACGGCGAAGGCGAGCCTGCTCAAGGCGCGCTCCACACTCACCAAGGCACGGGCGACGCTGCTCTCCCAGCGAGCGAAGCTGCGCGCAGCCAAGGCGCAGCGCCCGCAACTCGAGGCAGCGCTCGCCGCGCTCAAGGCGCAGGCCGCGACGTTCCCGCCCGGCTCGGTTCCGCCGGCGCTGCAGGCCAAGATCGCCGACCTCACCAAGTTGCTCGCCTCCATCGACCCCGGTCTTGCGGCGATCGCCAAGGGGCTCGCCAAGGTCGACACCAACCTCGCGAAGGTCGAGAAGGGGCTCGCTTCGCTGCCGGCGGCCTCGGCCAAGCTGTCGAGCGCCGAAGCCAAGCTCGACGACGCTAGAACGATGCTCGGTAACGCCAAGGACGTGCTCGGCATCGTCGCCGACGGCCAGAGCATCGGCGTGCAGCTCGCGAAGGCGCGCCTCGCGCAGGCGACCGTTCGCGCACCGTACGCGGGGACGGTCACGTTCGCGCGCCGAAGCAACACCGTCGCGATGGTGGGCGCGCCGCTCGTGCGCGTGGCGGCCGACGGCGTGCAGCGCGTCGACACCTACCTCACCGCCGATCAGGTCGCGCGCGTCACGATCGGCTCGGAAGCCGACGTCACCTACGACTCGGCGCCCGGAACGACACTGCACGGCGCTGTGGCGACGATCAGCTCGGCATACGTGTTTCCGCCCACGAGCTTCCCCACCCAGATCGTGCACATGACACGCGCGGTCAAGGTCACGATCGAGCTCGACGAAGGCGATACCGCGCCGCCCGGCACCCCGGTCGACGTATCGATCCACACGGACTAG
- a CDS encoding TIGR00300 family protein, whose amino-acid sequence MQHSVFEDVRIEGHLIDSGIVSEVMDHIIALGGEFETLSFEVGRTNTDASVAVLRVKADSQETLDTILAGIQSHGACSVHDTDVHTAVAPKDGVFPDGFYSTTNMETDIRIDGGWVRIANPEMDLGVRVDVAGCTADAVPMADVRAGDVYVVGHGGIRVHPQERPRDKQAFEFMSSAVSSEKPKAQVVADVAKMLRDTRAAGRDVIAVVGPAVVHTGAADELARLVRMGYITVMFGGNAVATHDIESALYGTSLGVGLEDGIPTLGGHEHHLRAINTVRGCGSIAAAVEQGVITKGLMHTLVTTGTPFVLAGSIRDDGPMPDVITDVIEAQNTMRTYAQKAGACLMLSTMLHSIATGNMLPASTTTVCVDINPAVVTKLADRGSWQTVGIVTDVGLFLEQLANELERE is encoded by the coding sequence ATGCAGCACAGCGTCTTTGAGGACGTGCGCATCGAGGGGCATCTCATCGACTCGGGCATCGTGTCCGAGGTCATGGACCACATCATCGCGCTTGGCGGCGAGTTCGAGACGCTGTCATTCGAGGTGGGTCGCACCAACACCGATGCATCCGTCGCGGTACTGCGCGTGAAGGCCGACTCCCAGGAGACGCTCGACACGATCCTCGCGGGAATCCAGTCGCATGGTGCGTGCTCGGTGCACGACACCGACGTTCACACGGCGGTGGCGCCCAAAGACGGGGTGTTCCCCGACGGCTTCTACTCGACCACCAACATGGAGACCGACATTCGCATCGACGGCGGATGGGTGCGCATCGCCAATCCCGAGATGGACCTGGGTGTGCGCGTGGACGTCGCGGGATGCACCGCGGACGCGGTCCCGATGGCCGACGTTCGTGCAGGCGACGTCTACGTTGTTGGCCACGGCGGCATCCGCGTACACCCGCAGGAGCGTCCCCGCGACAAGCAGGCGTTCGAGTTCATGTCGAGCGCCGTCTCCTCCGAGAAGCCCAAGGCGCAGGTCGTCGCCGACGTCGCAAAGATGCTGCGCGACACCCGCGCCGCCGGCCGCGACGTGATCGCGGTGGTCGGGCCGGCGGTCGTGCACACCGGTGCTGCCGATGAACTCGCGCGGCTCGTTCGGATGGGCTACATCACAGTGATGTTCGGCGGCAACGCCGTGGCCACGCACGACATCGAGAGCGCGCTGTACGGCACCTCGCTGGGGGTCGGGCTCGAGGATGGCATCCCCACGCTTGGCGGGCACGAGCACCACCTACGCGCGATCAACACGGTGCGCGGCTGCGGCTCGATCGCGGCCGCCGTGGAGCAGGGCGTCATCACCAAGGGGCTCATGCACACGCTCGTGACGACCGGCACGCCGTTCGTGCTCGCGGGTTCGATCCGCGACGACGGCCCGATGCCCGACGTCATCACCGATGTCATCGAGGCGCAGAACACCATGCGCACCTACGCGCAGAAGGCGGGAGCGTGCCTGATGCTCTCGACGATGCTGCACTCGATCGCGACCGGGAACATGCTGCCGGCGTCGACCACCACCGTGTGCGTCGACATCAACCCTGCGGTCGTCACCAAGCTCGCCGATCGCGGCAGCTGGCAGACGGTGGGCATCGTCACGGACGTGGGGCTGTTCCTGGAGCAGCTCGCCAACGAGCTGGAGCGCGAGTAG
- a CDS encoding coproporphyrinogen III oxidase family protein: MLAERMLSSVMRRANNAFLTLEPSGIESLPAPIAGRQYLLYVHVPFCERLCPYCSFNRFPYDAERASHYFRNLREEMRMVADLGYDFQSMYVGGGTPTIDINELVETIDLAKSLFSIREVSSETNPNHLYPEWIDPLVDRVDRFSVGVQSLDDELLKQMDRYDKYGSAFEILERLQSIEGRFHSLNVDMIFNFPSQTPEKLQADVELVKRTGANQVTFYPLMASPAVRESLKRTVGRVDYAREYRYYQRIIEMMSDTFEPASAWTFSRTGGGMIDEYIVDYEDYVGLGSGAFSFLDGSLYVNTFSLQVHAERVEAGMTPALQKRLFSHHDRMRYRFLMSLFGMSLDRRKFAKDFGITIEMGLPIEMAYMRSVGAFAVDNSETLVLSAKGRYLLVSMMREFFVGVNNLRDQARAALSTDERLLLFGDGDEGDKPCEGAHPLAQAGADTGTAQELPVP; this comes from the coding sequence ATGCTTGCCGAGCGAATGCTCTCCTCTGTCATGCGGCGCGCGAACAACGCGTTCCTGACGCTTGAGCCCTCCGGAATCGAGAGCCTGCCCGCACCCATCGCCGGTCGTCAGTACCTGCTTTATGTGCACGTGCCGTTCTGCGAGCGGCTCTGCCCATACTGCTCGTTCAACCGCTTCCCCTACGACGCCGAGCGCGCCTCGCACTACTTCCGCAACCTGCGCGAAGAGATGCGCATGGTCGCCGACCTCGGCTACGACTTCCAGTCGATGTATGTGGGCGGCGGCACCCCCACCATCGACATCAACGAACTCGTCGAGACCATCGACCTCGCCAAGTCACTCTTCTCAATCCGCGAGGTCTCCTCGGAGACGAACCCCAATCACCTCTACCCCGAGTGGATCGATCCGCTCGTGGACCGCGTCGATCGTTTCAGCGTGGGCGTGCAGTCGCTCGACGACGAGCTGCTCAAGCAGATGGACCGCTACGACAAGTACGGCTCGGCGTTTGAGATCCTCGAGCGGCTGCAGTCCATCGAGGGCCGCTTCCACTCACTGAACGTCGACATGATCTTCAACTTCCCCAGCCAGACCCCCGAGAAGCTCCAGGCCGACGTCGAGCTTGTGAAGCGCACCGGCGCCAACCAGGTCACCTTCTACCCGCTCATGGCCTCGCCCGCAGTGCGTGAATCGCTCAAGCGCACAGTGGGCCGAGTGGACTACGCGCGTGAGTACCGCTACTACCAGCGGATCATCGAGATGATGAGCGACACCTTCGAGCCGGCGAGTGCGTGGACGTTCTCGCGTACGGGCGGCGGCATGATCGACGAGTACATCGTCGACTACGAGGACTACGTGGGCCTGGGCAGTGGCGCCTTCAGCTTCCTCGACGGCTCGCTGTACGTGAACACGTTCTCGCTGCAGGTACACGCCGAGCGGGTCGAAGCGGGGATGACACCCGCGCTGCAGAAGCGGCTCTTCAGCCACCACGACCGTATGCGCTACCGCTTCCTCATGTCGCTCTTTGGGATGAGTCTGGACCGTCGCAAGTTCGCCAAGGACTTCGGCATCACGATCGAGATGGGACTCCCCATCGAGATGGCGTACATGCGCAGCGTCGGCGCGTTCGCGGTCGACAACTCCGAGACCCTCGTGCTCTCGGCCAAGGGCCGCTACCTGCTGGTGTCGATGATGCGCGAGTTCTTCGTGGGCGTGAACAACCTTCGCGACCAGGCGCGCGCCGCGCTCTCGACCGACGAGCGGCTGCTGCTGTTCGGCGACGGAGACGAGGGCGACAAGCCGTGCGAAGGCGCGCATCCGCTGGCGCAGGCCGGTGCCGACACGGGCACCGCGCAGGAGCTGCCGGTTCCGTAA
- a CDS encoding fused MFS/spermidine synthase — translation MPKNTSTDEPSVVAKVPRFLIEIVVFLCGAVVMVLELVGSRLLAPYFGNSLFVWTALIGVMLGFIAIGGYLGGRLGDKRHSTEALFWILIAASLSVSLIAIAEQFIMPMLSKGMPLRMGAIAAAIALFGAPSVLLGMISPYCIRLKMHAVADSGATVGTLYALSTLGSIGGTFLAGFWLIAVLGSHNIVLLLAGVLLALSLTVVMPITSRKGIGVAVALVVLIATAMFSKPSIDAFDTQYDRYFISHETDEETGRPVVLLSRGFDSNESGAFADNGEPVIFQYYRYYDLAVRLVPDVKKTLVIGGGTFEWPRHQLTDFPDSTTDVVEIDPALVDVAKESFFLKDDPRMEIVVADGRTFLNESSEKYDVILIDAFKSANSIPYQLTTYESMKRVRDSLDEDGVLAINVVASLNGPGSRFVWSEYETLKKLFPQVEVYAVQVPEATGVVQNISMIASVETTNSLQDRAMQIAPELAGKRIEPSATPASEFAKVITDDHAPVDQYLMGVRVY, via the coding sequence ATGCCTAAGAACACGTCGACCGACGAGCCCTCCGTAGTAGCCAAGGTTCCGCGTTTCCTCATCGAGATCGTCGTCTTCCTGTGCGGTGCCGTGGTCATGGTGCTCGAGCTGGTGGGCTCTCGCCTTCTCGCCCCGTACTTCGGCAACTCATTGTTCGTCTGGACGGCGCTCATCGGCGTGATGCTCGGATTCATCGCCATCGGCGGCTACCTGGGTGGACGGCTGGGCGACAAGCGCCACAGCACCGAGGCGCTGTTCTGGATTCTCATCGCCGCGTCGCTCTCTGTCTCGCTCATCGCCATCGCCGAGCAGTTCATCATGCCGATGCTCTCCAAGGGCATGCCGCTTCGCATGGGTGCGATCGCTGCGGCGATTGCGCTATTCGGTGCGCCCTCGGTCTTGCTGGGCATGATCTCGCCGTACTGCATCCGACTGAAGATGCATGCGGTCGCCGACTCCGGAGCGACCGTCGGGACCCTGTACGCGCTCTCGACGCTGGGAAGCATCGGCGGGACGTTCCTAGCCGGCTTCTGGCTCATCGCGGTGCTCGGCAGCCACAACATCGTGCTGCTGCTCGCCGGCGTGCTGCTCGCGCTGTCGTTGACCGTGGTCATGCCGATCACGAGCCGCAAGGGCATCGGCGTGGCCGTCGCACTCGTCGTACTCATCGCAACGGCGATGTTCTCGAAGCCATCGATCGACGCGTTCGACACGCAGTACGACCGCTACTTCATCTCCCACGAGACCGACGAGGAGACCGGCCGCCCGGTCGTGCTCCTGAGCCGTGGTTTCGACTCAAACGAGTCGGGCGCGTTCGCCGATAACGGTGAGCCGGTCATCTTCCAGTACTACCGCTACTACGACCTCGCAGTGCGCCTCGTTCCCGATGTGAAGAAGACGCTCGTGATCGGCGGCGGCACCTTCGAGTGGCCGCGCCACCAGCTCACCGACTTCCCCGACTCGACCACCGACGTCGTCGAGATCGATCCCGCTCTGGTGGACGTGGCGAAAGAGTCGTTCTTCCTCAAGGACGACCCGCGTATGGAGATCGTTGTCGCCGACGGTCGCACGTTTCTCAACGAGTCCTCCGAGAAGTACGACGTGATCCTCATCGACGCGTTCAAGAGCGCGAACTCGATCCCGTACCAGCTCACGACCTACGAGTCGATGAAACGAGTGCGCGATTCGCTCGACGAGGACGGAGTGCTCGCGATCAACGTGGTCGCCTCACTCAACGGACCGGGAAGCCGCTTCGTGTGGTCGGAGTACGAGACGCTCAAGAAGCTGTTCCCGCAGGTCGAGGTCTACGCAGTACAGGTGCCCGAGGCCACCGGCGTCGTGCAGAACATCTCGATGATTGCGTCGGTCGAGACGACCAACTCGCTGCAGGACCGCGCGATGCAGATCGCGCCAGAACTCGCCGGCAAGCGCATCGAGCCGTCGGCCACGCCCGCGTCCGAGTTCGCAAAGGTCATCACCGATGACCACGCGCCGGTCGACCAGTACCTCATGGGCGTGCGGGTCTACTAG
- a CDS encoding adenylosuccinate synthase, translating to MAGIVLVGAQWGDEGKGKITDLLADDMDYVVRYQGGNNAGHTIIHGGRTLKLHLIPSGIMYPHITPVIGNGVVIDPKVLLEEMDTLEADGLSTHRLLISCNAHLIMPYHRDLDGASEKRLGGNEIGTTRRGIGPAYQDKASRLGLRVQDLTDEHIFRKKLEAALLEKNDILEKLYGMDTYTVDQIAEEYMQYAERIKPHIADTSTVINKALAADQYVFFEGAQGTLLDIDHGTYPFVTSSPCTAGGACTGAGVGPRSIDRVLGIAKAYITRVGSGPFPTELFDETGELLQKVGGEWGTTTGRQRRCGWYDAVIARYAVQVNGLTDLVITKLDVLSAVDTIKVCVAYEHEGKRYNNLPCHQTVFHHAKPIYEELPGWGTDITNCRTFEELPKEARDYIAFIEDLAEVPVAMIAVGPSREQTIFRRWEFRP from the coding sequence ATGGCCGGAATCGTCCTCGTCGGCGCCCAGTGGGGCGACGAAGGTAAGGGCAAGATCACCGACCTCCTCGCCGACGACATGGATTACGTCGTCCGCTATCAGGGTGGCAACAACGCAGGGCACACGATCATCCATGGTGGTCGCACGCTCAAGTTGCACCTGATCCCGTCGGGGATCATGTATCCGCACATCACGCCGGTCATCGGCAATGGAGTCGTCATCGACCCCAAGGTGCTGCTCGAGGAGATGGACACGCTTGAGGCCGACGGCCTCTCCACCCACCGTCTCCTCATCAGCTGCAATGCGCACCTCATCATGCCGTACCACCGCGACCTCGATGGCGCGTCCGAGAAGCGTCTCGGCGGCAACGAGATCGGAACCACACGCCGCGGCATCGGTCCCGCGTACCAGGACAAGGCATCGCGCCTCGGACTGCGCGTCCAGGACCTCACCGACGAGCACATCTTCCGCAAGAAGCTCGAAGCTGCGCTGCTCGAGAAGAACGATATCCTCGAGAAGCTCTACGGCATGGACACCTACACGGTCGACCAGATCGCTGAGGAGTACATGCAGTACGCGGAGCGCATCAAGCCGCACATCGCCGACACCTCGACGGTCATCAACAAGGCACTCGCCGCCGATCAGTACGTCTTCTTCGAGGGCGCGCAGGGCACGTTGCTCGACATCGACCACGGCACCTACCCGTTCGTGACGAGCTCGCCATGTACCGCCGGTGGCGCGTGCACCGGTGCCGGCGTCGGGCCGCGTTCGATCGACCGCGTGCTCGGCATCGCGAAGGCCTACATCACCCGCGTCGGCTCGGGTCCGTTCCCGACCGAGCTGTTCGACGAGACCGGCGAGCTGCTGCAGAAGGTTGGCGGCGAGTGGGGCACCACCACCGGCCGTCAGCGCCGTTGCGGCTGGTACGACGCGGTCATCGCGCGCTACGCGGTGCAGGTCAACGGCCTCACCGACCTCGTCATCACCAAGCTCGACGTGCTCTCCGCCGTCGACACCATCAAGGTGTGTGTCGCCTACGAGCACGAGGGCAAGCGCTACAACAACCTGCCGTGCCACCAGACGGTCTTCCACCACGCCAAGCCCATCTACGAGGAGCTTCCCGGCTGGGGAACCGACATCACCAACTGCCGCACCTTCGAGGAACTCCCCAAGGAAGCGCGCGACTACATCGCCTTCATCGAGGATCTCGCCGAGGTGCCGGTCGCGATGATCGCCGTCGGTCCGAGCCGCGAGCAGACGATCTTCCGCCGCTGGGAGTTCCGTCCGTAG
- a CDS encoding prepilin-type N-terminal cleavage/methylation domain-containing protein, whose protein sequence is MRSCSSRPEWLRINQEPTDTYSYARHVWRLWGGAGSVDRPIRTKQGARDQGFTIVELMMVVLVIGILVVIAIPTFVTVTASAKKKTCFASQRSIEGVVSVWQAETRSDTTEPLEGVVTAGHPLIAGHFLLRPPRCPVAPTPSDVANPSASEGAYTLNASATVQACSFGSLGAHGSFH, encoded by the coding sequence ATGCGATCGTGCAGTTCAAGGCCGGAATGGCTAAGGATTAATCAGGAACCTACCGATACTTACTCATACGCAAGGCATGTGTGGCGTCTATGGGGAGGCGCGGGGTCGGTGGACAGGCCAATCCGGACCAAGCAGGGGGCACGAGACCAGGGCTTCACGATCGTGGAGCTGATGATGGTCGTGCTCGTGATCGGCATCCTCGTCGTCATCGCCATCCCCACATTCGTCACCGTCACGGCCAGCGCGAAGAAGAAGACCTGCTTCGCGAGTCAGCGCTCGATCGAGGGCGTGGTGAGTGTCTGGCAGGCCGAGACACGCTCGGACACCACCGAGCCGCTCGAGGGAGTCGTCACAGCGGGGCACCCGCTGATCGCAGGCCACTTCCTGCTCCGGCCGCCACGCTGCCCGGTCGCGCCGACGCCTAGCGACGTCGCCAACCCTTCGGCGAGCGAGGGCGCGTACACGCTCAACGCGAGCGCGACCGTTCAGGCGTGCTCGTTCGGCAGCCTCGGCGCCCACGGAAGCTTCCACTAG
- a CDS encoding PH domain-containing protein codes for MSYIEKELTSGEQIILLGHVSWWTIVPRTLLALAVLIVAAVTAGMLSALGAPLFWMIALPLTVLVWLLLVAQIIMRIITTEIAITDRRVMSKTGFLSTEVKVTPLDKVNNVNVTQTLFGNMLNYGDIEVTTATADENDNHLIKALAHADQFRNTLTEISQH; via the coding sequence ATGTCCTACATCGAGAAGGAACTGACGTCGGGCGAGCAGATCATTCTGCTCGGGCATGTGAGCTGGTGGACGATCGTGCCGCGTACGCTGTTGGCGCTCGCCGTGCTCATTGTCGCCGCGGTGACGGCCGGAATGCTCTCGGCTCTTGGCGCGCCGCTGTTCTGGATGATCGCGCTGCCGCTCACCGTCCTCGTGTGGCTGCTGCTCGTCGCTCAGATCATCATGCGCATCATCACCACCGAGATCGCGATCACCGACCGCCGCGTCATGTCCAAGACCGGCTTCCTCTCCACCGAGGTCAAGGTCACGCCGCTGGACAAGGTCAACAACGTCAACGTGACGCAGACGCTATTCGGCAACATGCTCAACTACGGCGACATCGAGGTCACCACCGCCACCGCCGATGAGAACGACAACCACCTCATCAAGGCGCTCGCGCATGCGGACCAGTTCCGCAACACGCTCACGGAGATCTCGCAGCACTAG